In the genome of Candidatus Hydrogenedentota bacterium, one region contains:
- a CDS encoding threonine--tRNA ligase encodes MCEQCNEMSAEERLYRLRHSLAHILAEAVLEARPNAKLAFGPPVEFGFYYDFDFGGEPLGEADLPDIENRMAAIIKRNAPFERREMPLAGALEWLEGRGEVYKAEYARELVETGKAGDGNLSFYTSGGFMDMCEGPHLESAGKVPKACFKLDRISGSYWRGDEKRPMLTRIYGLAFPSRDELKEYLERRKLAMERDHRKLGNELELFIQDDDVGVGFPLWMPNGTVLRDELERWAREEEFQAGFQRVSTPSVARGALYLRSGHLPYYKDSMFPPMTVDENDEYYLRPMNCPHHHKIYAARSRSYRELPLRLAEYGNDFRYEKHGSLSGLLRVRAMTMNDAHIYCAPGQVEEEFRSVIAMYRKYYDHLRLGNFRVRLSLHDPASDKFVANHEAWEQTEETVRQVLHNLGVEYEEERGEAAFYGPKVDIQIKNLMGREETVSTCQLDFVMAERFDLTYVDADGQRRRPYIIHRAPLSTHERMISFLIEFYGGAFPTWMAPEQVRVIPVNAEVLPYARELAGRLREEWFRADTDETEESFNKKIRNAVTHKIPNIWVVGGKERDERTVTWRRYCVKEQVGAPFDKALDAMKALRDGRMMDNFADVALPL; translated from the coding sequence ATGTGCGAGCAGTGCAATGAGATGAGCGCGGAGGAGCGGCTGTACCGGCTGCGCCACTCCCTGGCCCATATCCTGGCGGAGGCCGTCCTCGAGGCGCGGCCCAACGCGAAGCTGGCCTTCGGCCCGCCGGTGGAGTTCGGATTCTATTACGACTTTGACTTCGGCGGCGAGCCCCTCGGCGAGGCGGACCTGCCGGACATCGAGAACCGCATGGCCGCCATCATCAAGCGGAACGCGCCCTTCGAGCGGCGCGAGATGCCCCTGGCCGGGGCTCTGGAATGGCTTGAGGGGCGCGGCGAGGTTTACAAGGCCGAGTACGCCCGGGAACTGGTCGAGACCGGCAAGGCCGGGGACGGCAACCTGTCCTTCTACACCAGCGGCGGGTTCATGGACATGTGCGAGGGCCCGCACCTCGAGAGCGCGGGCAAAGTGCCCAAGGCCTGCTTCAAGCTGGACCGCATCTCGGGCAGTTATTGGCGGGGCGACGAGAAGCGCCCCATGCTCACGCGCATCTACGGACTGGCCTTCCCCTCGCGCGACGAGCTGAAGGAGTACCTTGAGCGCCGCAAACTGGCGATGGAGCGGGACCACCGCAAACTCGGCAACGAGCTGGAACTGTTCATCCAGGACGACGACGTGGGCGTCGGCTTTCCCCTTTGGATGCCCAACGGCACGGTGCTCCGTGACGAGCTCGAGCGCTGGGCGCGCGAGGAGGAGTTCCAGGCGGGCTTTCAGCGGGTCTCCACGCCCTCCGTGGCGCGGGGCGCGCTCTACCTGCGCTCGGGCCACCTGCCCTATTACAAGGACAGCATGTTCCCGCCCATGACGGTGGACGAGAACGACGAGTATTACCTGCGCCCCATGAACTGCCCGCACCACCACAAGATTTACGCGGCGCGGTCGCGCAGCTACCGCGAGCTGCCCCTGCGGCTGGCGGAGTACGGGAACGACTTCCGCTACGAGAAGCACGGCTCCCTGTCGGGCCTGCTGCGGGTGCGCGCCATGACCATGAACGACGCGCACATCTACTGCGCCCCCGGGCAGGTCGAGGAGGAGTTCCGCAGCGTCATCGCGATGTACCGGAAGTACTACGACCACCTGCGGCTGGGCAATTTCCGCGTGCGCCTCTCGCTGCACGACCCGGCGAGCGACAAGTTCGTGGCGAACCACGAGGCCTGGGAGCAGACCGAGGAGACGGTGCGCCAGGTGCTCCACAATCTCGGCGTCGAGTACGAGGAGGAGCGCGGCGAGGCCGCCTTCTACGGGCCGAAAGTGGACATCCAGATCAAGAACCTCATGGGCCGCGAGGAGACCGTGTCCACCTGCCAGCTCGACTTTGTGATGGCCGAGCGTTTCGACCTGACCTATGTGGACGCCGACGGGCAGCGCAGGCGGCCCTACATCATCCACCGCGCGCCCCTGAGCACGCACGAGCGCATGATCTCCTTCCTCATCGAGTTCTACGGCGGCGCCTTCCCCACCTGGATGGCCCCGGAACAGGTCCGCGTCATCCCCGTAAACGCCGAAGTGCTCCCCTACGCGCGGGAACTGGCCGGGCGTCTCCGGGAGGAGTGGTTCCGCGCGGACACGGACGAGACCGAGGAGAGCTTCAACAAGAAAATCCGCAACGCAGTCACCCACAAGATTCCCAACATCTGGGTCGTGGGCGGCAAGGAGCGCGACGAACGGACGGTGACCTGGCGGCGGTACTGCGTCAAGGAGCAGGTGGGCGCGCCTTTCGACAAGGCACTGGACGCCATGAAGGCCCTGCGGGACGGGCGCATGATGGACAACTTCGCCGACGTGGCCCTGCCGCTCTGA
- a CDS encoding tetratricopeptide repeat protein, whose translation MRRPLSAGAGTATSRMDRARSDTLKLAWKTALAVLLAALAAAGVRRWASQPPDVPEWTPEDRVAAAIDLLAEDPAAWHDDTRTAVRIAAGSAEESGLDSAGGWYVLAVQYQREGSPGEAERLYRRAAVLAPDWSWPPAALGSLIGRDMGRLDEAEQALRLAVALDPDWARPHNSLAVVLRLQGRFAEAEGSAVRALELAPDDIAAQNNYANLLVQLGRLDEAEAHYLAARALDPENAKPAYNLACLYSLMGREEEALENLALAAGRSDALRRDALTDPDFDNIRHRPEFGEIVMGPLPATSDPAGEGGVDGVDEADKGEGGEGGDG comes from the coding sequence ATGAGAAGGCCCCTGTCCGCAGGGGCCGGCACCGCCACCAGCCGCATGGACCGCGCGCGGAGCGACACTTTGAAACTAGCCTGGAAAACAGCCCTCGCCGTGCTGCTGGCCGCCCTGGCCGCGGCCGGGGTGCGCCGATGGGCCTCGCAGCCCCCGGACGTTCCGGAGTGGACGCCGGAGGACCGTGTCGCCGCCGCCATTGACCTGCTGGCGGAGGACCCCGCCGCGTGGCATGACGACACGCGAACGGCCGTGCGGATTGCGGCGGGAAGCGCGGAGGAGTCGGGGCTGGACTCCGCCGGGGGGTGGTATGTGCTCGCAGTGCAGTACCAGCGCGAGGGCAGCCCCGGCGAGGCCGAGCGGCTGTACCGGCGGGCCGCCGTCCTCGCACCCGACTGGAGCTGGCCCCCCGCCGCGCTGGGAAGCCTGATTGGCCGGGACATGGGCCGCCTGGACGAGGCGGAGCAGGCCCTGCGCCTCGCCGTGGCGCTGGACCCCGACTGGGCGCGCCCGCACAACAGCCTGGCGGTGGTGCTGCGGCTCCAGGGACGCTTCGCCGAGGCGGAGGGTTCCGCCGTGCGGGCGCTGGAACTGGCCCCGGACGACATCGCCGCGCAGAACAACTACGCCAACCTGCTGGTGCAGCTCGGACGGCTCGATGAGGCCGAGGCGCATTATCTGGCCGCGCGCGCGCTGGACCCGGAGAACGCAAAGCCCGCCTACAACCTGGCCTGCCTTTACAGCCTGATGGGCCGCGAGGAGGAGGCGCTGGAAAACCTTGCCCTGGCGGCGGGACGCTCGGACGCGCTGCGCCGGGACGCCCTGACCGACCCGGACTTTGACAACATCCGCCACCGGCCCGAGTTCGGGGAGATTGTCATGGGCCCGCTTCCGGCGACATCAGACCCCGCCGGGGAGGGCGGGGTGGACGGGGTGGATGAGGCGGACAAAGGTGAAGGAGGGGAGGGGGGGGACGGTTAA
- a CDS encoding DUF998 domain-containing protein codes for MDTVFRCAGGAFEPRELRKYLFGLSFAYWLLIFAAWVAYPAENRYSIMTHTFSFLGSFETKHSPEHWWIFSIAMVLWGVGMIPMALHIRRAMGRVSRWAAWVGAFFLLMGGAGIALVGVFPDARGVVFAGLEWTEIHEKVAVLAFAGFFLAYLWHGVMLLLDAVFFRSLARVPGFSYRRVLWPYLFWTPILCVAVRYLAAWERIYAARRAAAQAAGTHIGSSWSEALGTRYSFPLWENVLIYSLFVFIVWFALALPCRGTEAGAAR; via the coding sequence ATGGACACAGTGTTTCGGTGCGCGGGCGGGGCCTTTGAACCCCGAGAACTGCGGAAATATTTATTCGGGCTTTCCTTCGCCTACTGGCTGCTGATCTTCGCGGCATGGGTGGCCTACCCGGCGGAGAACCGCTACTCGATCATGACCCACACCTTCAGTTTCCTGGGCAGTTTCGAGACGAAGCACAGCCCGGAGCACTGGTGGATTTTCAGCATTGCCATGGTGCTCTGGGGTGTGGGCATGATTCCCATGGCCCTGCACATCCGTCGGGCCATGGGCCGCGTGTCCCGCTGGGCCGCCTGGGTGGGCGCGTTTTTCCTGCTCATGGGCGGCGCGGGCATCGCGCTGGTGGGCGTCTTTCCCGACGCGCGCGGCGTGGTTTTCGCCGGGCTGGAGTGGACGGAAATCCATGAGAAGGTGGCCGTGCTGGCCTTCGCGGGCTTCTTCCTGGCGTATCTCTGGCACGGGGTGATGCTGCTGCTGGACGCGGTGTTCTTCCGCTCGCTGGCCCGCGTGCCGGGCTTTAGTTACCGCAGGGTGCTGTGGCCCTACCTCTTCTGGACGCCCATCCTCTGCGTGGCGGTGCGGTACCTGGCCGCATGGGAGCGGATTTACGCGGCGCGCAGGGCGGCGGCGCAGGCGGCGGGGACCCACATCGGCAGTTCCTGGTCCGAGGCGCTGGGCACCCGGTACTCCTTCCCCCTGTGGGAAAACGTGCTCATCTACAGCCTGTTCGTGTTCATTGTCTGGTTTGCCCTGGCCCTGCCGTGCCGGGGCACGGAGGCGGGGGCGGCGCGGTAG
- a CDS encoding aminotransferase class III-fold pyridoxal phosphate-dependent enzyme, which translates to MSYAISEYPDAREIYGKLDALMRRPVVTLRRDAMKGWLDRLDTACAKSKAMIHEAMDFIPGGVQHNLSFNYPFPLVIDRAEGPYLYDIDGNRYIDFLQAGGPTVLGSNPDAVREPVMELLRKCGPVTGLFHEFELKIAKEIARHMPAVEMFRMLGSGTEGVMAALRLARLATGRKRIIKMGGAYHGWSDQMVYSLKIPKSGRFEAHGIPRACVKYTHEAAPNDLDSLERVLWRNRLRGGTAAVIVEPVGPESGTRPVDREHNAGVRRLCDRYGALLIFDEVVTGFRIGPGGAQGYFNVRPDLTIFGKVVAGGYPAAGGVGGRRDLMVRLAAGLESGKKRAYVGGTLAANPLSAAAGYFAIQEIVRTDACKKAGQAGDRLTKGLQGIIEKLGLPFAAYNQGSICHLETAAAMFIKLEYLRILSVLKEIKTRKHAMEEYGAAYSAEGIITLAGSRLYTSMADTDEVIDDALARFERVLSQADLSGAGKGAKA; encoded by the coding sequence ATGTCCTATGCCATCAGTGAATATCCGGACGCGCGGGAAATCTACGGGAAACTGGACGCGCTCATGCGCCGTCCCGTGGTGACCCTTCGGCGTGACGCCATGAAAGGCTGGCTCGACCGTCTGGACACGGCCTGCGCGAAGTCGAAGGCGATGATCCACGAGGCGATGGACTTCATCCCCGGCGGGGTGCAGCACAACCTCTCGTTCAACTATCCCTTTCCACTGGTGATAGACCGGGCGGAGGGGCCGTACCTGTACGACATAGACGGCAACCGCTACATAGACTTTCTGCAGGCGGGCGGGCCGACGGTGCTGGGGTCGAACCCCGACGCCGTGCGCGAGCCGGTGATGGAGCTGCTGCGGAAATGCGGCCCCGTGACGGGGCTCTTCCACGAGTTCGAGCTGAAAATTGCGAAAGAAATCGCGAGGCACATGCCCGCCGTGGAGATGTTCCGCATGCTGGGCAGCGGCACCGAGGGCGTGATGGCCGCGCTGCGGCTGGCGCGGCTGGCCACGGGCAGGAAGCGGATCATCAAGATGGGCGGGGCCTACCACGGCTGGTCGGACCAGATGGTCTACAGCCTGAAAATCCCCAAGTCGGGCCGCTTCGAGGCGCACGGCATCCCCCGCGCTTGCGTGAAGTACACCCATGAGGCCGCGCCGAACGACCTGGACTCGCTGGAGCGGGTGTTGTGGCGCAACCGGCTGCGCGGGGGCACGGCGGCGGTGATCGTGGAGCCCGTGGGGCCCGAGAGCGGCACGCGGCCCGTGGACCGCGAGCACAACGCGGGCGTCCGGCGGCTATGCGACCGCTACGGCGCGCTGCTCATTTTCGACGAGGTGGTGACGGGGTTCCGCATCGGGCCGGGGGGCGCGCAGGGCTATTTCAACGTGCGGCCCGACCTGACCATTTTCGGCAAGGTGGTGGCGGGCGGCTATCCCGCGGCGGGCGGCGTGGGCGGGCGGCGCGACCTGATGGTCCGCCTCGCGGCGGGCCTGGAGAGCGGCAAGAAACGGGCCTATGTCGGGGGCACCCTCGCGGCGAACCCGTTAAGCGCGGCGGCGGGCTACTTCGCCATCCAGGAAATTGTCCGCACGGACGCCTGCAAGAAGGCCGGACAGGCGGGTGACCGCCTGACCAAAGGGCTTCAGGGCATCATAGAAAAGCTCGGGCTGCCCTTCGCGGCGTACAACCAGGGATCCATCTGCCACCTGGAGACGGCGGCGGCCATGTTCATCAAGCTGGAGTATCTGCGCATCCTCAGCGTGCTGAAGGAGATCAAGACGCGCAAGCACGCCATGGAGGAGTACGGCGCGGCGTACAGCGCCGAGGGCATCATCACCCTGGCGGGCAGCCGCCTCTACACCAGCATGGCGGACACGGACGAGGTGATTGACGACGCGCTGGCGCGGTTTGAACGGGTGCTGTCGCAGGCCGACCTGTCCGGCGCCGGGAAAGGGGCGAAGGCATGA
- a CDS encoding four helix bundle protein, whose product MKESIVQVKSYAFAVRIVRLCRHLATEKREHVLSGQLLRSGTSIGANVEEAAGGQSRADFISKMTIAYKEARESSYWLRLLRDTEYLNGPQFDSIHADAEELCRIIAAIQKSTKGKGE is encoded by the coding sequence ATGAAGGAAAGCATCGTCCAGGTCAAAAGTTATGCTTTTGCGGTGCGGATAGTCAGGCTGTGCAGGCATCTTGCGACTGAAAAACGGGAGCATGTTTTGTCGGGGCAGCTTCTCCGCAGCGGCACAAGTATCGGGGCGAATGTGGAGGAGGCTGCAGGCGGACAGTCCAGAGCCGATTTCATTTCAAAAATGACCATTGCCTATAAGGAGGCCCGGGAGAGCTCCTATTGGTTGCGGCTTCTGCGGGACACGGAGTATCTCAACGGGCCCCAGTTCGACAGCATCCACGCCGACGCCGAGGAACTATGCCGTATTATTGCGGCCATCCAGAAAAGCACGAAGGGGAAGGGGGAATGA
- a CDS encoding prepilin-type N-terminal cleavage/methylation domain-containing protein: MKRKHGFTLIELLVVIAIIGILAAILLPALARAREAARRSSCQNNLKQMGVIFKMYSGEAKGNFPTIQAGYLPWRSLTGRCMTLDLSPNIFAIYPEYLTDPQVLVCPSDQEAGEASTLFRHPSTGALCVGSFTLPATGATEGKQRCASATDISYGYLGWVIDRYSPRWGEQSFGALSTLLGLIGPSAPQITAEDVGPPQIIAVLQHMFSTEVINAFIAGSNGLTPQQAANVSKVFDADVNVGYGLGNSGGSTVYRLREGVERFLITDINNPGASAQAQSSVPVMFDQVATAIDSYNHVPGGSNILFMDGHVTFERYEAMGDVLPNKLLANSLGIMSGLFTE; encoded by the coding sequence ATGAAGAGGAAGCATGGGTTTACCCTGATCGAACTGCTGGTGGTCATCGCCATCATCGGCATTCTGGCGGCGATCCTGCTGCCGGCGCTGGCGCGCGCGCGGGAGGCGGCGCGGCGGTCGAGCTGCCAGAACAACCTGAAGCAGATGGGCGTCATTTTCAAGATGTACTCGGGCGAGGCGAAGGGGAATTTCCCGACCATTCAGGCGGGTTATTTGCCGTGGCGCAGTTTGACGGGCCGGTGCATGACCCTTGACTTGTCGCCGAATATCTTCGCGATATACCCGGAATACCTGACCGACCCGCAGGTGCTGGTGTGCCCCTCGGACCAGGAAGCGGGCGAGGCCAGCACCCTGTTCCGCCATCCGAGCACCGGCGCGTTGTGTGTCGGGAGTTTCACGCTTCCCGCGACGGGGGCCACCGAGGGCAAGCAACGCTGCGCCAGCGCGACTGACATCAGTTACGGCTATCTGGGCTGGGTGATAGACCGCTATTCGCCGCGCTGGGGCGAGCAGAGTTTTGGCGCGCTCAGCACGCTGCTGGGACTGATCGGTCCTTCGGCGCCCCAGATTACGGCTGAAGATGTGGGCCCCCCCCAGATCATCGCGGTTCTGCAGCACATGTTCAGCACCGAAGTCATAAACGCCTTTATTGCCGGCAGCAATGGTTTGACACCGCAACAGGCGGCCAACGTGTCCAAAGTCTTCGACGCGGACGTCAATGTCGGTTACGGACTGGGCAACAGCGGCGGATCAACCGTCTATCGCCTAAGGGAAGGGGTTGAGCGTTTCTTGATCACCGACATCAACAATCCCGGGGCGTCGGCCCAGGCGCAAAGCTCCGTGCCTGTCATGTTCGACCAGGTGGCCACCGCCATTGATTCATACAATCATGTTCCCGGCGGCTCCAACATCCTGTTCATGGACGGCCACGTGACGTTCGAACGATATGAGGCGATGGGCGATGTGTTGCCCAACAAGCTGCTGGCCAATTCCCTGGGCATTATGTCCGGGTTATTCACGGAATAG
- a CDS encoding PAS domain S-box protein produces MPAVFLGLINNIALLVALSVVHGLIVRHSRQSTLLYQFFSGVLFGVVGVVGMLNALVLAPGLIFDGRSIILGVAGLFGGPLSAAVAALICAAHRYALGGIGTLMGIGVIAESALLGVGYHYLRRVRPDWVRPLHLYIFGTLVHLVMLAMMLLVPGGMSAVVWREIAAPVILIYPLATVLVCMLFLDLEERIRAQDALRRSEEKYRELVESVNSIILRMTDTGVFTFMNGFGLRFFGFTEEEIIGRHVVGTIVPETDSAGRNLSDMITDILNNPEDYQSNENENICRDGRRVWVRWANHMIRDDSGRPVELLSVGNDITDRVQAEEAHRKLEERLRQSQKMEAVGLLAGGVAHDLNNLLSPIMGYSEMLLDADIDEAAKTDVREILGAAGRARDLVHDLMAFGGKQTLDMRPLDLNAVVGPFSRLLRRTLREDIQIALELAPSLPAVRADRGQLEQVLMNLAVNAQDAMRGGGRLLIRTRAEGGADGTVALSVADNGTGIDAATLPRIFEPFFTTKPRGMGSGFGLATVHGIVEQHGGAISVDSAPGRGSTFTVSLPACGEPPEEEWEPPAQDIPAPRGRETILVAEDNQTVRNMLCAILDKLGYQVVTAETALECLEAARRPDTRVDLLLTDVIMPDMNGRELRARMLETHPGLRTLFVSGHSDNILDGQMEVGGQTGFLQKPFTRQGLAEKLRELLDA; encoded by the coding sequence ATGCCCGCCGTTTTTCTGGGACTGATCAACAACATTGCGCTGTTGGTTGCCCTGAGCGTGGTGCACGGGCTGATTGTCCGCCATTCCCGGCAAAGCACGCTCCTCTACCAGTTTTTCTCCGGCGTGCTGTTCGGCGTGGTGGGCGTCGTCGGCATGCTCAACGCCCTGGTGCTGGCGCCCGGCCTCATCTTTGACGGGCGCTCCATCATTCTGGGAGTGGCCGGCCTCTTCGGCGGACCCCTGTCCGCCGCCGTGGCGGCGCTGATTTGCGCCGCCCACCGCTACGCCCTCGGCGGCATCGGCACACTCATGGGCATCGGCGTCATCGCCGAGTCGGCCCTGCTGGGTGTCGGCTACCACTACCTGCGGCGCGTTCGCCCGGACTGGGTCAGGCCCCTTCACCTGTACATCTTCGGCACGCTGGTCCACCTGGTCATGCTGGCCATGATGCTGCTCGTGCCCGGAGGAATGTCCGCCGTGGTCTGGCGCGAAATCGCCGCGCCGGTCATCCTTATCTACCCCTTGGCCACGGTGCTGGTGTGCATGCTTTTCCTGGACCTGGAGGAGCGCATCAGGGCGCAGGACGCCCTGCGGCGGAGCGAGGAGAAGTACCGGGAACTGGTCGAGTCCGTCAACAGCATCATCCTGCGGATGACGGACACCGGGGTCTTCACTTTCATGAACGGATTTGGCCTGCGGTTCTTTGGTTTCACGGAGGAAGAGATCATCGGCCGGCATGTGGTGGGAACCATCGTGCCGGAAACCGACTCCGCCGGACGCAATTTGTCGGACATGATCACAGATATCCTGAATAACCCTGAAGACTACCAGAGCAACGAGAATGAAAATATATGCCGGGACGGAAGGCGGGTCTGGGTGCGGTGGGCCAACCACATGATACGCGATGACTCCGGGCGGCCCGTCGAATTGCTCAGCGTGGGGAACGACATCACCGACCGCGTCCAGGCGGAGGAGGCGCACCGAAAACTCGAGGAGCGGCTGCGCCAGTCCCAGAAAATGGAGGCCGTCGGCCTGCTCGCCGGGGGGGTCGCACACGACCTGAACAACCTGCTCAGCCCGATCATGGGCTACAGCGAGATGCTGCTGGACGCGGACATTGACGAGGCGGCCAAAACCGACGTGCGCGAGATTCTCGGCGCCGCCGGGCGCGCCCGGGACCTCGTCCACGACCTCATGGCCTTCGGCGGAAAACAGACCCTGGACATGCGCCCCCTGGACCTCAACGCCGTGGTGGGGCCGTTCTCAAGGCTCCTGCGCCGCACCCTGCGCGAGGACATCCAAATCGCGCTGGAACTCGCGCCAAGCCTGCCCGCCGTCCGCGCGGACCGCGGGCAGCTAGAGCAGGTGCTCATGAACCTGGCGGTGAACGCCCAGGACGCGATGCGCGGCGGCGGCCGCCTGCTCATCCGCACCCGCGCGGAGGGGGGGGCGGACGGGACCGTGGCGCTTTCCGTGGCCGACAACGGCACCGGGATTGACGCGGCGACCCTCCCGCGCATCTTCGAGCCGTTCTTCACCACCAAGCCCAGGGGCATGGGCTCGGGCTTCGGACTGGCCACGGTGCACGGCATCGTCGAGCAGCACGGCGGCGCCATTTCCGTGGACAGCGCGCCGGGGCGCGGCAGCACCTTCACCGTGAGCCTCCCCGCATGCGGCGAGCCCCCCGAGGAGGAATGGGAGCCGCCCGCGCAGGACATCCCCGCGCCGCGCGGCCGGGAAACCATTCTGGTGGCGGAGGACAACCAGACCGTGCGGAACATGCTGTGCGCGATTCTGGACAAGCTGGGATACCAGGTGGTCACCGCGGAAACGGCGCTGGAATGCCTGGAGGCGGCGCGGCGGCCGGACACGCGGGTGGACCTGCTCCTGACCGACGTGATCATGCCGGACATGAACGGCAGGGAACTGCGCGCCCGGATGCTCGAAACCCATCCCGGACTGCGCACCCTCTTCGTCTCCGGCCACTCCGACAACATTCTCGACGGGCAGATGGAGGTCGGCGGGCAGACGGGGTTTCTGCAAAAACCCTTCACCCGGCAGGGGCTGGCTGAAAAACTCCGGGAACTGCTGGACGCGTAA
- a CDS encoding thermonuclease family protein, with translation MKHSLLPLLALSVLSAWYAGVATAQDAGAPAPVEAAAPAEAPKPAVESPKPVAEAAALTATETWTGPVATMAGADRFQITRDDKAVDVRLYGVDAPETGQPYAEEAKKAVVAALGGGPVRVDVLTTDNLGIAVAMVYAGETNLGGLLVSEGLAWYDDRNAAGDRELKKLNAQAIAGGKGLWADAAPLAPWDYRRSHGGEQFSYSLKPKEEPKPEVKEEEKKAEEEPKVLSAKGEQEYRDNFTIPKDAKLPEGVNETTLLMKHMPRIEMDAAGKPLGFTASNISEIPYAKELGFQDGDIISNVNGIQVTDMAQIMSMAPQFKDVKEFNVTVIRGGKPLTRTIRVP, from the coding sequence ATGAAACACTCATTGTTGCCCCTGCTGGCGTTGTCGGTGCTGTCGGCCTGGTACGCCGGGGTGGCCACCGCGCAGGATGCCGGGGCGCCCGCGCCGGTGGAGGCGGCCGCCCCCGCCGAGGCGCCGAAGCCGGCCGTCGAGTCGCCGAAGCCGGTCGCCGAGGCTGCGGCGTTGACGGCGACGGAGACTTGGACCGGCCCGGTGGCCACGATGGCGGGCGCGGACCGTTTCCAAATCACCAGGGACGACAAGGCGGTGGATGTGCGGCTCTACGGCGTGGACGCGCCGGAGACGGGCCAGCCCTATGCGGAGGAGGCGAAGAAGGCGGTGGTGGCGGCGCTGGGCGGAGGCCCGGTTCGGGTGGACGTGCTGACGACGGACAATCTGGGCATCGCCGTGGCGATGGTTTATGCGGGTGAGACGAACCTCGGCGGTCTTCTGGTTTCGGAGGGGCTGGCGTGGTATGACGACCGGAATGCGGCGGGCGACCGCGAGTTGAAGAAACTCAACGCGCAGGCCATTGCGGGCGGCAAGGGCCTGTGGGCCGACGCCGCGCCGCTGGCGCCGTGGGACTACCGCCGCAGCCACGGCGGCGAGCAGTTCTCCTACTCGCTGAAACCGAAGGAGGAGCCCAAGCCGGAGGTGAAAGAGGAGGAGAAGAAGGCGGAGGAGGAGCCGAAGGTCCTTTCGGCCAAGGGCGAACAGGAATACCGGGACAACTTCACCATCCCGAAGGACGCCAAACTTCCCGAGGGCGTGAACGAGACCACCCTGCTGATGAAGCACATGCCCCGCATCGAGATGGACGCGGCGGGCAAGCCCCTGGGCTTCACGGCGTCGAACATCAGCGAGATTCCCTACGCCAAGGAACTGGGCTTCCAGGACGGGGACATCATCTCGAACGTGAACGGCATTCAGGTGACGGACATGGCGCAGATCATGTCCATGGCCCCGCAGTTCAAGGATGTCAAAGAGTTCAACGTCACGGTGATTCGCGGTGGCAAACCATTGACTCGCACCATCCGCGTCCCCTAG
- a CDS encoding class II aldolase/adducin family protein yields the protein MSMEADVRAARAAVLAMGLRLAETGLVVGTWGNVSVRVGDKMVITPSGGDYAAMTEADLPVVDIASGAWEGPKPSSERDLHLAVYRERKEINGVVHVHSPNASTLAAARRELPPILDDIAQLIGPSVRVADYALPSTKKIVRVTMKALKGRMAALMANHGAVCLGRSLDEALLCCQVLEKGCKAYIEAEFLGGAKGINKFEAWVMHQVFLKKYSKQWKPEEGKAETGRAE from the coding sequence ATGAGCATGGAAGCGGATGTGCGGGCCGCCCGCGCGGCGGTGCTGGCCATGGGCCTGCGGCTGGCGGAGACGGGGCTGGTGGTGGGCACCTGGGGCAACGTGAGCGTCCGGGTGGGGGACAAGATGGTCATCACGCCGAGCGGCGGGGACTATGCGGCGATGACGGAGGCGGACCTGCCCGTGGTGGACATCGCCTCGGGCGCCTGGGAGGGGCCGAAACCGTCCAGCGAGCGCGACCTGCACCTGGCCGTGTACCGCGAGCGGAAAGAGATCAACGGCGTGGTCCATGTCCACTCGCCGAACGCCTCGACCCTGGCGGCGGCGCGGCGCGAACTGCCGCCCATCCTCGACGACATCGCCCAGTTGATCGGGCCGAGTGTGCGTGTGGCGGACTACGCCCTGCCGAGCACGAAGAAGATTGTGCGCGTGACCATGAAGGCGCTCAAGGGGCGCATGGCCGCGTTGATGGCCAACCACGGCGCGGTCTGCCTGGGCCGCAGCCTGGACGAGGCGCTGCTCTGCTGCCAGGTGCTCGAGAAGGGCTGCAAGGCCTACATCGAAGCCGAGTTCCTCGGCGGCGCGAAGGGCATCAACAAGTTCGAGGCCTGGGTCATGCACCAGGTGTTCCTGAAAAAATACTCCAAACAGTGGAAACCGGAGGAGGGGAAGGCGGAGACGGGACGCGCGGAATAG